Proteins encoded within one genomic window of Acidovorax sp. 107:
- a CDS encoding HNH endonuclease produces MKVLKLSAQGLPQSWISLEQAVIHYAAGEVRWESGAQIARFRGGHNAITGEQSVIAINSIIGTKGVPSINPFDLKPSLTNGKLFARDRNVCAYCGGHFHEEDLTREHIVPFARNGQDHWMNVVTACRPCNHRKGPRTPEQAHMPLLYTPYVPSLWEDFILRNRRILADQMDFLMAHVPKSSRLLA; encoded by the coding sequence TTGAAGGTCTTGAAGCTGTCAGCCCAGGGGCTGCCCCAATCGTGGATTTCACTCGAACAGGCGGTGATTCACTATGCCGCTGGTGAGGTGCGCTGGGAGTCCGGCGCCCAGATCGCCCGGTTCCGGGGCGGGCACAACGCCATCACGGGTGAGCAATCGGTGATCGCCATCAACAGCATCATTGGCACCAAGGGCGTGCCCAGCATCAACCCGTTCGACCTCAAGCCCAGCCTGACCAACGGCAAGCTTTTTGCGCGCGACCGCAATGTGTGCGCTTATTGCGGTGGGCATTTTCACGAAGAGGACCTGACACGCGAGCACATCGTGCCTTTTGCCCGCAACGGCCAGGACCACTGGATGAACGTGGTCACCGCCTGCCGCCCCTGCAACCACCGCAAAGGGCCCCGCACGCCCGAGCAGGCGCACATGCCGCTGCTCTACACGCCCTACGTGCCCAGCCTGTGGGAAGACTTCATTTTGCGCAACCGGCGCATCCTGGCGGATCAAATGGACTTCTTGATGGCCCATGTGCCGAAGTCGTCACGCTTGTTGGCGTAA
- a CDS encoding tetratricopeptide repeat protein, which produces MSATATDPNLQHLTQAREQIAQGDLKNAALTLNKANAQWPQDPRVFMLGGLLAEKSGNVKGAFEALRKSVSLAPDWGPGLLELALLLARQNQFQEAIETAEKVATLEPQNLQVLAGVIDIAHRAGHLDMAIRHLRRGLDLVPGDVALRRLLARDLSDQGQHEASISMWNALVQEHPADPQSLVGHVQACIAAGNPTGARDSAAALLGLAPDDAVYQYYARLAHGETPGQQPAELTRAIFDNMAEFYDLHMVRGLKYQLPKQVGDKILARHPDKKINVLDLGCGTGLLGVCLGRLDGALVGVDPAMKMIEQAARHNVYDRFHTVNLHDALRETPAALYQVIAALDVFIYAGEVTQAIPNAHRVLAPGGMMVFSFEAAPEQGPDMVLQPAGRYAHKRSHVEAVCESAGFATVEIEETVLREENHTPVPGFVVTAYKAA; this is translated from the coding sequence ATGAGCGCCACAGCGACCGATCCCAACCTTCAGCACCTGACCCAGGCCCGCGAGCAGATTGCACAAGGCGATCTCAAGAATGCCGCACTGACGCTCAATAAGGCCAACGCCCAATGGCCACAAGACCCCCGCGTTTTCATGCTTGGCGGACTGCTGGCGGAAAAGTCGGGCAATGTCAAAGGTGCTTTTGAAGCGCTTCGCAAGTCGGTGTCTCTGGCGCCGGACTGGGGCCCTGGACTGCTGGAATTGGCCTTGCTGCTGGCGCGCCAAAACCAGTTCCAGGAGGCGATTGAAACCGCGGAGAAAGTCGCTACGCTTGAACCCCAGAACCTGCAGGTGCTCGCGGGCGTCATCGACATCGCGCACCGCGCCGGGCATCTCGACATGGCAATCCGCCACCTGCGCCGTGGACTCGACCTGGTCCCTGGTGATGTGGCGCTGCGGCGCCTGTTGGCACGTGATCTGAGCGACCAGGGCCAGCACGAAGCGTCCATCTCGATGTGGAATGCCCTGGTGCAGGAGCATCCTGCAGATCCGCAGTCATTGGTGGGCCATGTGCAGGCCTGCATTGCCGCAGGCAACCCCACTGGAGCACGCGACAGCGCCGCGGCTTTGCTGGGTTTGGCGCCAGACGACGCCGTGTACCAGTATTACGCCCGGTTGGCCCATGGTGAGACGCCCGGCCAGCAACCGGCCGAGCTGACGCGCGCGATTTTCGACAACATGGCAGAGTTCTACGACCTGCACATGGTGCGCGGTCTCAAATACCAGTTGCCCAAGCAGGTGGGCGACAAGATCTTGGCGCGCCACCCCGACAAGAAAATCAACGTGCTCGACCTGGGATGCGGCACGGGCCTGCTCGGGGTTTGCCTCGGCCGGCTGGATGGGGCGCTGGTGGGGGTTGACCCCGCGATGAAGATGATCGAGCAGGCTGCACGGCACAACGTTTACGACCGTTTCCATACCGTCAACCTGCATGACGCACTGCGCGAGACGCCCGCCGCGCTCTATCAGGTGATTGCTGCGCTGGACGTGTTCATCTACGCTGGCGAAGTGACGCAAGCCATCCCTAACGCGCACCGCGTGCTAGCACCGGGCGGCATGATGGTCTTCTCGTTCGAGGCGGCCCCCGAACAAGGCCCCGACATGGTTTTGCAACCTGCCGGCCGTTATGCGCACAAGCGCAGCCACGTGGAAGCGGTGTGCGAATCTGCTGGGTTTGCCACCGTCGAGATCGAGGAAACCGTGCTGCGCGAAGAAAACCACACCCCCGTCCCCGGGTTCGTGGTGACTGCCTACAAGGCAGCTTGA
- a CDS encoding bifunctional riboflavin kinase/FAD synthetase, producing MKIFRGFHHPGIADACALTIGNFDGVHRGHQAMLALLNSEAAHRRVDSCVLTFEPHPRDYFAGAHHKPELAPARIGTLRDKLTELERCGVQQTVVLPFDARLAAQSPEAFIDEVLVRGLGARYVLVGDDFRFGRQRAGDYAMLDASGQAQGFDVARMNSYEVHGLRVSSSAVRQALSAGDMESAARLLGRPYTISGHVVHGRKLGRELGATAEGAGDGFRTLNLRFAHWKPAASGIFAVLVHGLAAEPLPGVANLGVRPSLDPQDVNGGRVLLETHCLQWPAGLGAEEAYGKIVRVELLHKLHDELKYDGLDALTAGIAKDCADARAYFATAPNHTETRRQTTRDRI from the coding sequence ATGAAGATCTTTCGCGGATTCCACCACCCTGGCATCGCCGATGCCTGTGCGCTGACCATCGGTAACTTCGACGGCGTGCACCGTGGCCACCAGGCGATGCTGGCCCTTTTGAACAGCGAGGCAGCACACCGGAGGGTGGACAGTTGTGTGCTCACTTTCGAGCCCCACCCGCGCGACTACTTTGCTGGCGCTCACCACAAGCCCGAACTGGCCCCGGCCCGTATCGGCACCCTGCGGGACAAGCTCACCGAGCTGGAGCGCTGCGGGGTGCAGCAGACCGTGGTGCTGCCGTTCGATGCGCGACTGGCGGCCCAGTCACCCGAGGCATTCATCGACGAGGTGCTGGTACGCGGCCTGGGCGCGCGCTACGTGCTGGTGGGCGATGATTTCCGCTTCGGGCGCCAGCGCGCAGGCGACTACGCCATGCTCGATGCGTCGGGGCAAGCCCAAGGCTTTGACGTGGCGCGCATGAACAGCTACGAGGTGCATGGCCTGCGTGTCTCCAGCTCCGCCGTGCGCCAGGCCCTGAGCGCTGGCGACATGGAATCTGCCGCGCGGCTGCTGGGACGGCCCTACACCATCAGCGGCCATGTGGTACACGGCCGAAAGCTGGGACGCGAGCTGGGCGCCACCGCCGAGGGAGCCGGGGACGGCTTTCGCACGCTGAACCTGCGATTTGCCCACTGGAAGCCCGCCGCCAGCGGCATCTTCGCCGTGCTGGTGCATGGCCTTGCGGCCGAGCCCCTGCCAGGCGTGGCCAACCTGGGCGTGCGCCCCTCGCTGGACCCCCAGGACGTCAACGGTGGCCGCGTGCTGCTGGAAACCCATTGCCTGCAGTGGCCGGCCGGACTGGGCGCCGAAGAAGCGTACGGTAAAATCGTGCGGGTGGAACTGCTGCACAAACTGCACGACGAGCTGAAGTACGACGGTCTGGATGCCCTGACGGCGGGCATTGCCAAGGACTGTGCGGATGCCCGCGCCTACTTTGCGACGGCACCCAACCATACCGAGACCCGGCGCCAGACCACTCGCGACCGAATTTGA